From one Phorcysia thermohydrogeniphila genomic stretch:
- a CDS encoding HD family phosphohydrolase, translated as MKAEKRDNWYTYGLILLCAVLATFIMLPFNFINIPELRPGDISPVDIRSPVSVRVEDIGATERAREKARQKVEPIYRYDPSAERELDESLKKFKELTPEQRNILKDILFSYYKRGIISEVPEGYQNITIILPSGKKVKKNIEELLQLTEIESQLKNDLSHFFRNKEQIEKIASRLAQVIRPNYVFQREKTETLWKEAESKVKPVYITLEKGEIIVKKGEKVSPEVAKKIEILRKEKSRGKESNKYISLFLLSIILFFLMVKLYGITSPSAFNLKNVIFSFSIVTLDILLIRGFTFIAKLLLETLNLPVNEHLIYVPVVTSTVFASMFITKKVATIHSFPVSIIPSFILSKPELFIIPVAIGSIFSCIDSRKYRDRNAIYKSALSAGIVISILQVLLLIYKDGLKLTPEMVVLPTLAIFGSLITGIVVNGLSPLLIYLFKFSTDMVYMELINLNHPLLRKFILKAPGTYNHSVMVATLAEAAAEAIGANALLAKAGGLFHDIGKLKNPQAFVENQSEGINIHDKLPPEKSAAILRAHVEYGEELGRKYKLPERIIDIIKQHHGTKLMKYFYHKAKEMYGEEKVDEKKFRYPGPKPQFKEAGIVMLADTVEAAIRSMKDKNINLDGAIHKLIMETVEDGQLNQSGLSLKDISLIEKVFKKVLSGIHHNRIEYPDDADTKEDSKRN; from the coding sequence ATGAAAGCGGAGAAGAGGGATAACTGGTATACCTACGGGCTGATACTCCTTTGCGCCGTCTTGGCTACATTCATTATGCTCCCCTTTAACTTTATAAACATACCGGAGCTCCGTCCGGGAGACATCAGCCCCGTTGACATACGCTCCCCCGTAAGCGTAAGAGTTGAGGATATAGGAGCAACGGAAAGAGCTCGGGAAAAAGCACGCCAGAAGGTAGAACCTATCTACAGGTACGACCCTTCTGCTGAAAGAGAACTGGACGAAAGCCTAAAAAAATTCAAGGAGCTAACCCCTGAACAGAGGAACATCCTAAAGGACATCCTCTTTTCTTACTACAAGAGAGGAATAATCTCTGAAGTCCCTGAAGGTTACCAGAACATAACTATCATCCTACCGTCAGGTAAGAAAGTTAAGAAGAACATTGAAGAGCTCCTGCAGCTAACCGAGATTGAGAGCCAGCTAAAAAACGACCTTTCTCACTTCTTCAGGAACAAAGAGCAGATTGAAAAAATTGCAAGCAGACTCGCGCAAGTAATTAGGCCAAACTACGTGTTTCAGAGAGAAAAAACGGAAACCCTATGGAAAGAAGCAGAATCAAAAGTTAAACCCGTCTATATAACACTGGAAAAAGGGGAAATCATCGTAAAGAAAGGAGAAAAGGTCTCCCCGGAAGTTGCTAAAAAGATTGAAATTCTCCGAAAGGAAAAGAGCCGGGGTAAGGAGTCTAACAAGTACATTTCTCTCTTTCTCCTCTCCATTATCCTCTTCTTCCTAATGGTAAAGCTCTACGGAATTACAAGCCCATCGGCCTTCAACCTGAAAAACGTTATCTTCTCCTTTTCCATAGTTACCCTTGACATACTCCTCATAAGGGGATTCACCTTCATAGCCAAGCTACTACTTGAAACCCTCAACCTACCGGTAAACGAACACTTAATCTACGTTCCTGTAGTTACGTCAACAGTTTTCGCCTCAATGTTTATCACAAAGAAGGTAGCAACCATCCACAGCTTTCCCGTTTCAATTATCCCATCGTTCATTCTTTCAAAGCCGGAGCTCTTCATAATCCCTGTTGCCATAGGCAGCATCTTTTCCTGTATTGACTCAAGGAAGTATAGAGACAGAAACGCAATATACAAAAGTGCCCTCTCGGCAGGAATAGTCATCTCTATCCTACAGGTTCTCCTCCTTATTTATAAAGACGGCCTAAAACTCACGCCAGAAATGGTAGTCCTACCAACCTTAGCCATTTTTGGCTCCCTCATTACAGGAATCGTAGTTAACGGACTAAGCCCCCTTCTCATCTATCTGTTTAAGTTCTCAACCGACATGGTTTACATGGAACTAATAAACCTTAATCACCCCTTACTTCGTAAGTTCATCCTCAAAGCCCCCGGAACTTACAACCATTCAGTAATGGTCGCAACCTTAGCAGAAGCTGCTGCAGAGGCCATAGGAGCAAACGCCCTCCTTGCAAAGGCAGGAGGCCTCTTCCACGATATAGGAAAGCTGAAAAACCCCCAAGCTTTTGTAGAGAACCAATCGGAAGGAATCAACATTCACGACAAGCTCCCTCCGGAAAAAAGCGCTGCAATTTTGAGAGCTCACGTTGAGTATGGAGAGGAGCTTGGAAGGAAGTACAAGCTCCCAGAGAGGATAATAGACATCATAAAACAGCACCACGGAACAAAGCTTATGAAGTACTTCTACCACAAGGCAAAGGAAATGTACGGTGAGGAAAAAGTAGACGAGAAAAAGTTCAGATACCCCGGCCCTAAACCCCAGTTTAAGGAGGCCGGAATCGTTATGCTTGCAGACACAGTAGAAGCCGCTATAAGGTCTATGAAGGATAAAAACATTAACCTTGATGGGGCCATACACAAGCTCATAATGGAAACAGTAGAAGATGGACAGCTTAACCAGAGTGGACTCTCATTAAAGGACATTTCCTTAATAGAAAAGGTCTTCAAGAAGGTGCTATCGGGGATTCACCACAACAGAATAGAGTACCCAGATGATGCAGACACTAAAGAAGATAGTAAGAGGAATTAG
- a CDS encoding NAD(P)H-dependent glycerol-3-phosphate dehydrogenase: MKLSILGSGSWGSALAVHFGRNGFSVIQWCREPEISEEINKKRENSVFLEGVTYPESVRATNSPQEAIGEADVVLSVIPTQFTADFWKKHEELLRGKPLICASKGIDVKSLKTLSQIYFQIFGACENYFVLSGPTFAKEIASGLPAAAVIAGIEEEKTLQLVKALNTKTFRFYASGDVLGVELGGALKNVIAIATGIADGMGLGNNARAALITRGLHEIRRLGKAMGAKEETFYGLSGVGDLVLTCTGNLSRNRQFGLSIGRGEGKVDEKYVVEGVYTVKAVHQLSRKLKVEMPISEAVYKVIYEGRKPVEVMEELLSRPVKEENC; encoded by the coding sequence GTGAAGCTCTCCATCCTCGGTTCAGGAAGCTGGGGCTCTGCTTTAGCTGTCCACTTTGGCAGGAACGGCTTTTCTGTTATCCAGTGGTGTAGAGAGCCAGAAATCTCTGAGGAGATTAACAAAAAAAGAGAAAACAGCGTCTTCCTTGAAGGGGTTACCTACCCAGAAAGCGTAAGGGCTACAAACTCCCCCCAAGAGGCAATCGGAGAAGCCGACGTAGTTTTATCGGTCATACCCACCCAGTTCACGGCAGATTTCTGGAAAAAGCACGAAGAACTGCTAAGGGGAAAACCACTCATATGTGCAAGCAAAGGAATAGACGTTAAAAGCCTAAAAACGCTCTCCCAGATATACTTCCAAATCTTTGGAGCTTGTGAGAACTACTTTGTCCTTTCAGGCCCAACCTTTGCAAAAGAGATAGCCTCCGGCCTCCCTGCAGCAGCCGTTATCGCAGGGATAGAGGAGGAAAAGACCCTACAGCTCGTAAAGGCCTTAAATACGAAGACCTTTCGCTTTTACGCCTCAGGCGACGTCTTAGGAGTGGAGCTTGGGGGAGCTCTAAAGAACGTCATTGCCATAGCAACGGGAATTGCCGACGGAATGGGGCTTGGGAACAACGCAAGGGCTGCCCTCATAACGAGGGGACTCCACGAGATAAGGCGACTCGGAAAAGCTATGGGAGCTAAGGAGGAGACCTTTTACGGCCTCTCAGGGGTCGGGGACTTAGTCCTAACGTGCACGGGTAACCTCTCCCGTAACAGACAGTTTGGTCTCTCTATCGGTAGGGGAGAGGGAAAGGTTGACGAAAAGTACGTCGTTGAAGGGGTCTACACAGTCAAGGCAGTCCACCAGCTTTCAAGGAAACTGAAAGTTGAGATGCCAATTAGCGAGGCGGTCTATAAAGTAATATATGAAGGGAGGAAGCCGGTAGAGGTTATGGAGGAGCTCCTCTCAAGACCCGTAAAGGAGGAAAACTGCTAA
- a CDS encoding MotA/TolQ/ExbB proton channel family protein — protein sequence MIDLEIVHKGVFFSLYFLFFLASVIFIERLLYFVFAFPAERKLLLKEAEGADERGVEILYHTYVSKLKRGRGVIAFVITASPLLGLLGTVLGIMNSFTTMAERGVSDITAVSKGIAFALQATALGIVIAVVALAYYHVVGGLVRSYETEIKKLILKAMAVSQDSGEKGGQEVD from the coding sequence GTGATTGACTTAGAAATAGTTCATAAAGGTGTATTTTTCTCCCTTTACTTTCTCTTTTTCTTGGCAAGTGTCATTTTCATAGAAAGGCTTCTCTACTTTGTTTTTGCCTTCCCGGCTGAAAGAAAGCTCCTTCTTAAAGAGGCTGAAGGGGCGGACGAAAGAGGTGTAGAGATTCTCTACCACACCTACGTCTCAAAGCTAAAAAGGGGTAGAGGGGTAATAGCTTTTGTGATAACGGCTTCTCCACTTTTGGGGCTCCTTGGGACGGTTCTCGGCATCATGAATTCATTTACGACGATGGCAGAAAGGGGAGTATCGGACATAACGGCCGTAAGCAAGGGAATAGCTTTTGCTCTACAGGCTACGGCCTTGGGTATAGTTATCGCCGTGGTTGCTCTTGCTTACTACCACGTAGTTGGGGGACTCGTTAGATCCTACGAGACGGAAATAAAAAAGTTAATACTCAAAGCTATGGCCGTTTCACAGGATAGCGGAGAGAAGGGCGGGCAGGAGGTAGATTAG
- a CDS encoding DUF3343 domain-containing protein produces MEAKSFGEKVYFVANGIRLHIKEFFLRLTGLFNRYDYCISFPSVPEGLKAEKYIKGFKAVSVPIPDEIFEGCGVGILVKAEDKDRLLKHFKENGILVSGVFKRTGNSFVEVKE; encoded by the coding sequence ATGGAAGCTAAAAGCTTTGGAGAGAAGGTTTACTTTGTTGCAAACGGAATAAGGCTTCACATCAAAGAATTTTTCCTCAGGCTAACCGGGCTGTTTAACAGGTACGACTACTGCATATCCTTCCCTTCCGTTCCTGAAGGTTTAAAAGCAGAAAAGTACATTAAAGGCTTCAAAGCTGTTTCCGTGCCAATTCCCGACGAGATATTTGAAGGGTGTGGAGTTGGAATCCTCGTTAAGGCAGAGGACAAGGACAGGCTACTCAAACACTTTAAGGAAAACGGCATTCTCGTTTCCGGAGTCTTTAAGAGAACAGGCAACTCCTTTGTAGAGGTGAAAGAGTGA
- a CDS encoding carbon starvation CstA family protein: protein MLTVLFIVAILLFGLAFFTYGRFLRDKVFNLNDKNKTPAHTMKDGVDYVPAPAPVLLGHHFSSIAGAGPILGPINAATSWGWLPAYLWIIIGNIFFGGVHDMSALIASIRNKARSIAEIGSTYLSKRAGFIFKLLIWLALLYVIAVFINVAQMTFNAKMPVVENGQIVKEIPIGGGVATSAIIYIVLAIIFGFLVYHFKKSLKLATLIFVILVYGAVYVGQLFPINLSANAWNIILLLYVAIASVTPVWILLQPRDYLSSFLLYGAVIGAGIGILLSFGKVESNLPAFIGFFSSHNEPLIPLLFVVIACGSISGFHSLVGSGTTSKQLDKESDALTVGYGAMLLEGVVAVMSVIFVMALTTTELEALRKSSNIGAIYGAGIGRFMNFLGIPETVGMAFGMLALSSFILTSTDTGTRLARYVFTELTGIKNRFIATGASLIIPALLVFLKYKEPLPNGEVKVLPVWKALWPVFGATNQLIAALALFVVMIWLIKTGKGRYWFIPGVPAFFMAVITLWSLVMLFIKWKFSVIGIAALIQVVLATWIFYEGALALKKLQEERHGS from the coding sequence ATGCTTACAGTCCTTTTCATAGTGGCCATCCTCCTATTTGGGCTGGCCTTCTTCACCTACGGTAGGTTCTTAAGGGATAAAGTCTTTAACCTTAACGATAAGAACAAAACCCCAGCCCACACGATGAAGGACGGAGTTGACTACGTCCCAGCTCCAGCGCCGGTTCTTTTAGGACACCACTTTTCTTCTATTGCAGGTGCAGGGCCTATTCTTGGCCCAATCAACGCAGCAACCTCTTGGGGATGGCTACCTGCCTACCTCTGGATAATAATCGGAAACATCTTCTTTGGTGGCGTTCACGATATGAGCGCCCTCATTGCCTCCATTCGCAACAAGGCAAGGTCAATTGCAGAGATAGGAAGCACATACCTTTCAAAAAGGGCAGGCTTCATCTTTAAGCTCCTCATATGGCTTGCCCTTCTATACGTTATCGCCGTCTTCATAAACGTTGCCCAAATGACCTTTAACGCAAAGATGCCGGTAGTGGAAAACGGCCAGATTGTTAAGGAAATCCCCATCGGTGGGGGCGTTGCAACCTCTGCCATTATCTACATCGTTTTGGCAATAATCTTTGGTTTTCTCGTCTACCACTTTAAAAAGAGCCTTAAGCTTGCAACCCTCATCTTTGTCATCCTTGTCTACGGAGCTGTTTACGTTGGACAGCTCTTTCCCATAAACCTTTCAGCAAACGCTTGGAACATCATTCTTCTCCTCTACGTTGCGATAGCCTCCGTTACGCCGGTCTGGATTCTCCTTCAGCCGAGGGACTACCTATCAAGCTTCCTCCTCTACGGCGCAGTTATAGGAGCGGGAATTGGAATACTCCTCTCTTTTGGGAAGGTTGAATCTAACCTTCCGGCCTTCATAGGATTTTTTAGCTCCCACAACGAGCCCCTAATTCCCTTACTCTTTGTAGTTATAGCCTGTGGCTCTATCTCAGGATTTCACTCCCTCGTAGGCTCTGGAACAACGTCTAAACAACTTGACAAGGAAAGCGACGCCCTAACCGTTGGCTACGGTGCAATGCTCCTTGAGGGAGTTGTAGCCGTTATGTCAGTGATATTCGTGATGGCACTAACAACGACAGAGCTTGAGGCCCTCAGGAAGAGCTCCAACATAGGCGCTATCTACGGCGCAGGAATCGGGCGCTTTATGAACTTCCTTGGAATTCCCGAAACCGTCGGGATGGCCTTCGGTATGCTCGCCCTTTCTTCCTTCATCCTAACGAGCACAGATACGGGAACGCGCCTTGCCCGTTACGTATTTACAGAACTCACAGGGATTAAAAACCGCTTTATAGCCACCGGAGCGTCCCTCATTATCCCTGCGCTCCTCGTCTTCCTCAAGTACAAAGAACCCCTCCCAAACGGAGAGGTCAAGGTTCTACCCGTATGGAAGGCACTGTGGCCGGTCTTTGGAGCTACAAACCAGCTCATAGCAGCCTTAGCCCTGTTTGTGGTTATGATATGGCTGATAAAGACCGGAAAAGGACGCTACTGGTTCATACCGGGAGTTCCTGCTTTCTTTATGGCAGTGATTACTCTCTGGTCACTTGTTATGCTATTTATTAAGTGGAAATTCAGCGTAATAGGCATAGCTGCTCTAATTCAGGTAGTTTTAGCGACTTGGATATTCTACGAGGGAGCTCTAGCACTCAAGAAGTTACAGGAGGAAAGGCATGGAAGCTAA
- a CDS encoding energy transducer TonB codes for MRAPVRLLIALAVATLLEAGFFFISKSVIKPPKREVKRVIKISLLKPQRRTVTVKREVGQPVKRRTPPPPPQKSKPKLSSQKPAKQLPDKKKRVKKERKQKKPGGLKPLQGNLPLSYVEAVKSAIEENIFYPLEAIEKGEEGIVEVKFTLNRQGKVLSCKPVKGASRILMEATCIAIERAKFPPIPESVKNRTLSFQLEIEYNLKKAFGGA; via the coding sequence ATGAGAGCTCCCGTTAGACTCCTGATAGCCTTAGCTGTTGCCACCCTCTTAGAGGCAGGCTTCTTCTTCATATCAAAGAGTGTGATTAAGCCTCCAAAGAGGGAGGTTAAAAGGGTAATAAAGATTTCTCTCCTAAAACCCCAGAGGAGAACCGTAACAGTAAAAAGGGAAGTTGGCCAGCCGGTAAAGAGAAGAACGCCACCACCTCCCCCTCAAAAGAGCAAGCCAAAGCTGAGCTCCCAAAAGCCGGCCAAACAGCTACCGGACAAAAAGAAGAGGGTGAAGAAAGAAAGGAAACAGAAAAAACCCGGTGGTCTAAAACCCCTTCAGGGTAACCTTCCTCTAAGCTACGTTGAAGCTGTAAAGTCTGCCATAGAGGAGAACATCTTTTACCCCTTGGAGGCCATAGAGAAAGGGGAAGAGGGAATCGTTGAGGTGAAGTTTACCCTCAACAGGCAGGGGAAGGTGCTAAGCTGTAAGCCGGTAAAGGGGGCAAGCCGAATCCTTATGGAAGCTACATGCATAGCTATAGAGAGGGCAAAGTTTCCACCTATACCTGAAAGCGTAAAGAACAGAACCTTAAGCTTTCAGTTAGAGATTGAGTATAACCTCAAAAAGGCCTTTGGAGGAGCTTAA
- a CDS encoding diacylglycerol kinase encodes MMQTLKKIVRGISFALEGLVFAFKNDQHFRINSFLSLTGTFLSLALLEGCLSLVLAFINYSILVAELFNTAIERAVDTATLEFHPLAKAAKDVSSAAVLTTGIFALLADLIYLLPALLSAIL; translated from the coding sequence ATGATGCAGACACTAAAGAAGATAGTAAGAGGAATTAGCTTTGCCCTTGAAGGTCTTGTCTTTGCCTTTAAGAACGACCAGCACTTTCGGATAAATTCCTTTTTAAGCCTAACGGGAACGTTCCTTTCCTTAGCTCTACTTGAAGGATGCCTCTCACTCGTTCTTGCCTTTATAAACTACTCAATTCTTGTTGCAGAGCTCTTTAACACCGCCATAGAAAGGGCTGTTGATACAGCCACCTTAGAGTTTCACCCGCTTGCAAAAGCGGCCAAAGACGTTTCTTCCGCTGCAGTCCTAACGACCGGGATATTTGCCCTCTTAGCCGACCTAATCTACCTCCTGCCCGCCCTTCTCTCCGCTATCCTGTGA
- a CDS encoding BadF/BadG/BcrA/BcrD ATPase family protein, producing the protein MLKAGIDVGSTTVKGVLLDEKGNILFEHYERHEARQAEKVLKLLEKFEEIAGKEFHLFMTGSGGGDLAKALRVRFIQEVNAVSLAVERLHPETSSAVELGGQDAKMIFWIDAGGFRRKITTMNDKCAGGTGATIDRIISKLKLPLEVATSVRFDPSKVHPVAAKCGVFAETDINSLQKAGVPAEELLISLFNAIVVQNLAVLTRGHTLRPKVILLGGPNTFFPALVECWRYHLQKLWEEKGVKYDSFSVFLPENSQYFAAIGSALFAEFEESPYRGKDGLLEFSRRSITVFKARTGERGLLKPGEDLEEFRRKYSVKPFSPPVFKRGEKVKAFLGIDGGSTSTKAVLISKKGELLATAYTLSKGNPLEDVKEVVRSLKEQVERWGAELSVLSVGVTGYAKDMLKETLGADVAVVETVAHTISAKHFFKDVDVIVDVGGQDIKVMILKDGEVKDFKLNTQCSAGNGYFLQSTAERFGYKPEEFAEVAFKAEYAPRFNFGCAVFLEQDIVNFQRLGWKPHEIMAGLAKVLPKNIWLYVVKEPNLRKLGRRFLLQGGTQRNLAAVKAQYDFIKERVPEAEVLVHPIAGEAGAFGAAIEAMRNYDGRSSFLGIEALLNLNFEIKSDETTRCSFCTNRCLRTFIYVNTKKGKRSYIIAPCEKGTAENISGVKEVVKKLNRIREENPNLQEISAKKVFESYPVKKVYREKRGFLFWKKNVIDRRKKLRFGIPRVLNFYALAPFFRGYLESLGVEKFIFSDYTSEKLVREELRGGAIDPCFPSKVVLAHIRNLLKKKPDVIFLPKVATLRSMFKDSEASHACPTVTGTPISVRAVLTKEEDVFKKNGITLLDPLLHFHDRELLEYEMFTTFKELLDLSKEENRKAIEEGFRALSQYQEELRKLGEKVLRKVELENRIAILVLGRPYHNDPGINHGITEELQKRGYPILTIDSLPLKEEFLKKVFKERDPFTIRDIWKKSYSENTNRKVWGALYAAGHPNLAILDLSSFRCGHDAPIYSLIEEIAEKSGTPYFTFHEIDENRPSGSIKIRVETIDYFLKERIKKLLQSNQLSSEEAV; encoded by the coding sequence ATGCTGAAGGCCGGAATAGACGTAGGTTCAACTACAGTTAAGGGTGTCCTACTTGACGAGAAAGGGAACATTCTCTTTGAGCACTACGAAAGACACGAAGCCCGCCAAGCCGAAAAGGTTCTGAAGCTCCTTGAAAAGTTTGAAGAAATTGCAGGAAAGGAATTCCACCTCTTTATGACGGGAAGTGGAGGAGGAGACTTAGCAAAAGCCCTAAGGGTTCGCTTTATTCAGGAGGTTAACGCCGTAAGTTTGGCAGTTGAAAGACTCCACCCAGAAACGAGCTCTGCCGTAGAGCTCGGTGGTCAGGACGCAAAGATGATTTTCTGGATAGACGCCGGCGGTTTTAGAAGAAAAATCACAACGATGAACGACAAGTGTGCCGGCGGAACAGGTGCAACGATTGACAGGATAATATCAAAGCTAAAGCTTCCACTGGAGGTGGCTACATCCGTAAGGTTTGACCCCTCTAAGGTTCACCCGGTAGCTGCAAAGTGTGGAGTTTTTGCCGAGACGGACATAAACAGCCTCCAGAAGGCAGGAGTTCCCGCCGAGGAGCTCCTCATATCTCTCTTCAATGCAATCGTCGTTCAGAACCTTGCCGTCCTAACAAGAGGACACACGCTAAGGCCAAAAGTTATTCTCCTTGGAGGTCCAAATACGTTCTTTCCGGCACTTGTAGAGTGCTGGCGCTACCACCTACAGAAACTCTGGGAAGAAAAAGGGGTAAAGTACGACAGTTTTTCCGTTTTCCTCCCAGAAAACTCCCAGTACTTTGCAGCCATAGGTAGCGCCCTCTTTGCAGAGTTTGAAGAGAGTCCCTACAGGGGGAAAGACGGACTCCTTGAGTTTAGCAGGCGCTCCATCACAGTCTTTAAGGCAAGAACGGGAGAGAGAGGCCTCCTAAAGCCGGGAGAGGATCTTGAGGAGTTTCGCAGAAAGTACTCGGTAAAGCCCTTCTCTCCTCCAGTCTTTAAAAGAGGCGAAAAGGTTAAGGCCTTTCTCGGAATTGACGGAGGCTCTACCTCCACAAAGGCCGTTCTCATCAGTAAAAAAGGAGAGCTCCTTGCCACTGCCTATACCCTCTCCAAGGGAAACCCCTTAGAAGACGTAAAAGAGGTCGTAAGGAGTTTAAAGGAGCAGGTAGAAAGGTGGGGAGCAGAGCTCTCAGTCCTTTCAGTAGGAGTTACGGGCTACGCCAAGGACATGCTAAAAGAGACCCTCGGGGCAGACGTAGCTGTAGTTGAAACTGTAGCCCACACGATATCTGCAAAGCACTTCTTTAAAGACGTTGACGTAATAGTTGACGTTGGTGGACAGGACATCAAGGTAATGATTTTAAAGGACGGTGAAGTAAAGGACTTTAAGCTAAATACACAGTGCTCGGCAGGAAACGGCTACTTCCTCCAGTCAACGGCAGAAAGGTTCGGATATAAGCCAGAAGAGTTCGCAGAGGTGGCCTTTAAGGCAGAGTACGCCCCACGGTTTAACTTTGGCTGTGCCGTTTTCTTAGAGCAGGACATCGTCAACTTTCAGCGCCTTGGCTGGAAGCCCCACGAGATAATGGCAGGACTTGCAAAAGTTTTACCGAAAAACATCTGGCTCTACGTCGTTAAAGAGCCCAACCTCAGGAAGTTAGGAAGGCGCTTTTTACTTCAGGGTGGGACTCAGAGGAACTTAGCAGCCGTAAAAGCCCAGTACGACTTCATAAAGGAGAGAGTGCCTGAGGCCGAGGTCCTCGTTCACCCGATAGCCGGAGAGGCAGGAGCTTTCGGTGCAGCTATTGAAGCAATGAGGAACTACGACGGCCGGAGCTCCTTCCTCGGAATAGAGGCCCTCTTAAACCTTAACTTTGAGATAAAGAGCGATGAGACTACCCGCTGTAGTTTCTGCACGAACAGGTGCTTGAGAACATTTATCTACGTAAACACAAAAAAGGGAAAGAGGAGCTACATCATAGCCCCCTGTGAGAAAGGAACGGCAGAAAACATCTCAGGCGTAAAGGAGGTAGTCAAAAAGCTAAACAGAATCCGCGAAGAGAACCCCAACCTTCAGGAGATTTCAGCAAAGAAGGTTTTTGAGAGTTACCCGGTTAAAAAGGTTTACAGGGAAAAGAGAGGTTTCCTCTTCTGGAAGAAGAACGTAATAGACAGGAGGAAAAAGCTAAGGTTTGGAATTCCAAGAGTTCTAAACTTTTACGCCCTTGCCCCCTTCTTTAGGGGATATCTTGAGTCTCTCGGAGTTGAGAAGTTTATCTTTTCGGACTACACCTCTGAAAAGCTTGTGAGGGAGGAGCTCCGTGGAGGAGCTATAGACCCATGCTTTCCAAGTAAAGTAGTCCTCGCCCACATTAGAAACCTCTTAAAGAAAAAGCCGGACGTTATATTCCTTCCAAAGGTTGCGACACTAAGGAGCATGTTTAAAGACAGCGAGGCCTCCCACGCCTGTCCGACGGTTACAGGAACGCCAATATCTGTAAGGGCTGTCCTGACAAAGGAGGAGGACGTCTTTAAAAAGAACGGCATTACCCTCCTTGACCCCCTACTCCACTTTCACGATAGGGAGCTCCTTGAGTATGAAATGTTCACTACCTTTAAGGAGCTCTTAGACTTAAGTAAAGAGGAAAACAGGAAGGCCATAGAGGAGGGTTTTAGAGCTCTCTCCCAGTACCAAGAGGAACTCAGAAAACTTGGAGAGAAAGTATTAAGGAAGGTAGAGCTTGAAAACAGAATCGCCATTTTAGTTCTCGGAAGACCCTACCACAACGACCCCGGAATAAACCACGGGATAACAGAGGAACTCCAAAAGAGAGGCTACCCGATACTGACAATAGACTCCTTGCCACTTAAGGAAGAGTTCCTTAAAAAGGTATTTAAAGAGAGAGACCCCTTCACAATTAGGGACATCTGGAAAAAGTCCTACAGCGAGAATACAAACAGGAAGGTGTGGGGAGCTCTTTACGCAGCAGGCCACCCTAACCTTGCAATATTAGACCTTTCTTCTTTCAGGTGTGGCCACGACGCCCCCATCTACTCCCTCATTGAGGAAATAGCCGAAAAAAGTGGAACTCCTTACTTCACCTTCCACGAAATAGACGAAAACCGCCCCTCCGGTTCAATAAAAATAAGGGTTGAGACGATAGACTACTTCCTAAAGGAAAGAATCAAAAAACTCCTCCAGTCCAACCAACTCTCTTCCGAAGAGGCTGTATAA
- a CDS encoding ExbD/TolR family protein — MFRFRDCEREEKPELIIIPMVDVMLFLLAFFVLIAGSIIPGLAIKTNPPETIQKSSFQPKREVVTITIKKDGSFWYGKHKLTFNQLVRLLKGFKKKNPQVSLAINADREADVQSLVNVLDAAQKAKINSIGLIAKEKDESSR; from the coding sequence ATGTTCCGATTTAGAGATTGCGAGAGAGAAGAAAAACCTGAGCTAATAATAATTCCTATGGTTGATGTAATGCTCTTCTTGCTGGCTTTTTTTGTTCTCATAGCAGGAAGCATTATCCCCGGCCTTGCAATAAAGACCAACCCTCCCGAAACCATTCAAAAGTCCTCCTTCCAGCCCAAAAGGGAGGTAGTTACCATCACCATCAAGAAGGACGGCTCTTTCTGGTACGGAAAGCATAAGCTAACATTTAACCAGCTCGTAAGACTACTAAAGGGCTTTAAGAAGAAGAACCCTCAGGTCTCCCTTGCCATAAACGCCGACAGGGAGGCAGACGTTCAGTCCCTCGTAAACGTCCTTGACGCAGCACAGAAGGCAAAAATCAACTCCATAGGACTCATAGCGAAGGAAAAGGATGAGAGCTCCCGTTAG